From one Triticum aestivum cultivar Chinese Spring chromosome 4B, IWGSC CS RefSeq v2.1, whole genome shotgun sequence genomic stretch:
- the LOC123091868 gene encoding uncharacterized protein: MPRLGDPHSRPAMGRVVVPATPEMDVQADALTTNCVLISLGGDRRPASSSSVADALHKEFNIPLSMLTVVRHFPEDYLATFTHPHHRDDVVNRGNFRRDRLELHPKPWIMEAHAEHEDMKHHVQLSLEGVPLHAWNADTISRVIGVDCELDYVLPRSTRQEDARTLGIWAWATNPSAIPRVMHLTLPARRGPQRVPARGRCRLRYRVIVHLGLHEDFSNVRDDDSRANADINEFTWVHGIVDGDRVSTERREEPRDDSGHGWRRDEEDDDAARRGRDQDRDNRGSRWFGRSRSRASRDQARDRGGDQGRGGNEGREGRDGHRRRGAVVHSSTSPVRSPRGGSSRCTHPLDAARSISPTSVLPTPPSPVDAPTPASGIVLRIQAPLTPATVVATATPPRPPGFEQSPAQVTPPLVSGQPARRSPSPTGHTNDSLAPLFVQPEAPLLAGQPRAPPKSLANRRKTLAGVAIDTNPGFSLRRTTAHVKERHVAVPVTREAEKLVCRSLGIVQDGKDVTKDALEELSRRFQHELSPSVLSALCSLFKLDDEDATAIEDALISRGGQAAMDHAAVAGEATGEV; the protein is encoded by the coding sequence ATGCCTAGGCTGGGTGACCCGCACTCCAGGCCGGCCATGGGGCGCGTTGTGGTGCCAGCCACGCCGGAGATGGACGTGCAAGCCGACGCTCTCACCACCAACTGCGTCCTCATCTCCTTGGGAGGAGATCGCCGCCCAGCTTCGTCTTCGTCCGTCGCCGACGCACTGCACAAGGAGTTCAACATCCCTTTGTCCATGCTCACCGTCGTCAGGCACTTCCCGGAGGACTACCTCGCAACGTTCACTCATCCTCACCACCGCGACGACGTCGTCAACCGCGGGAACTTCCGGCGCGACCGCCTCGAGCTCCACCCCAAGCCCTGGATCATGGAGGCCCATGCCGAGCATGAAGACATGAAGCACCACGTGCAGCTGAGCCTGGAGGGAGTCCCGCTGCACGCCTGGAACGCCGACACGATCAGTCGTGTCATCGGAGTCGACTGCGAGCTGGACTACGTGCTGCCCCGCTCCACGCGCCAAGAGGATGCCAGGACTCTGGGCATCTGGGCTTGGGCGACAAACCCAAGCGCCATCCCGCGCGTCATGCACCTCACGCTGCCGGCGAGACGTGGTCCGCAGCGGGTGCCAGCTCGGGGGCGGTGCCGGCTTCGCTACCGCGTCATCGTCCACTTGGGTCTCCACGAAGACTTCTCCAATGTGCGCGATGACGACTCCAGGGCAAACGCGGACATCAATGAGTTCACCTGGGTTCATGGCATCGTCGACGGCGACCGTGTGTCGACGGAGCGTCGTGAGGAGCCTCGCGACGACTCGGGGCATGGTTGGCGtcgtgatgaagaagatgatgatgccgcGCGGCGTGGCCGCGACCAGGACCGCGACAACAGGGGCTCGAGGTGGTTCGGCCGCAGCCGGTCTCGTGCCTCCCGTGACCAGGCTCGTGACCgcggcggcgaccaaggccgcggcGGTAATGAAGGTCGGGAGGGGCGTGACGGCCATCGCCGCCGGGGCGCTGTGGTTCACTCATCGACCAGCCCTGTGCGCAGCCCTCGCGGCGGCTCGTCCCGCTGCACGCATCCCCTCGACGCGGCACGCTCCATCTCCCCAACGTCTGTCCTGCCGACCCCGCCGTCGCCGGTGGACGCGCCCACCCCGGCCTCCGGCATCGTCTTGCGCATCCAGGCGCCTCTGACGCCCGCCACGGTGGTGGCCACGGCCACTCCCCCACGTCCACCTGGCTTTGAGCAGTCCCCAGCTCAGGTCACGCCGCCCCTCGTCTCCGGCCAGCCCGCTCGCCGCTCTCCATCACCGACAGGCCACACCAACGACAGCCTGGCGCCCCTCTTTGTGCAGCCAGAGGCACCGCTCTTGGCTGGGCAGCCCCGTGCCCCGCCCAAGAGCCTAGCCAACCGGAGGAAGACTTTGGCTGGTGTGGCCATTGACACCAACCCAGGGTTCTCCCTGCGTCGCACCACTGCTCATGTCAAGGAGCGTCATGTTGCTGTTCCGGTCACAAGGGAGGCTGAGAAGCTGGTCTGCCGGAGCCTCGGCATAGTGCAGGATGGTAAGGATGTCACCAAGGACGCTCTGGAGGAGCTGAGTCGCCGCTTCCAACACGAGTTGTCGCCCTCGGTTCTGTCGGCGCTCTGTTCGTTGTTCAAGCTCGATGACGAGGATGCCACGGCGATTGAAGATGCTCTGATTAGCCGCGGTGGCCAGGCTGCCATGGACCATGCGGCTGTTGCTGGTGAGGCAACAGGAGAGGTCTGA